Part of the Tolypothrix sp. PCC 7910 genome, ATTGTGTCCAACGGATTCCTCTGGGGGTGACCACCCGATTCTCAAGTGTGACAATGGGGTTATTGAGATTCATGGAATCAATCAGCCGAGTTACCTGTTCGTAGTCTTCTGGAAAAATAATTGGCTGATAGCTACTGCCGATAACTTGTGCTTGCTCTAGCCCAAAAAAGCGGCAGTAAGCTTCGTTGACATAGAGAATGGTAGTATCTGGTAGAAATCGGCAAATAAACTCGGTTTGGTCTTCTACAATGGCGCGATAACGTGCCTGACTTACCTCCGCTTCCTGTTGGGCTGCTTCAGCACAGAGACGCAGCGTATGTTCCCGCGTAGCAGCTTCCTGACGAATCTGCGCTAGCTTCAAATTCGCTTCCACCCTCACCAGCAATTCACGACTGGAGAAGGGCTTGATTAAGTAATCATCGGCTCCCGCTTCCAACCCTTCAATGCGTGACTCTTCACCTGCCCGCGCCGAGAGGAGAATGATCGGCAGTTCTCTTGTCTGGGGATCGGCGCGTAGTTCCCGTAGTAGCCCAAAACCATCAAGCCGGGGCATCATGACATCTGTTAACACCAAATCAGGAAGCTGTTGCCGCACAGATGCGATCGCCTCTATACCATCGGCAACAGCATGAACTCGATAGCGTTGCTCCAGTAGCCGCTTGGCATAGTTCCGCATATCTGCATTATCATCCACCAGCAGAATGAGAGCAGAGGGAGCAGAGGAGGCAGAGGAGGCAAAAGGTAAAAATTCTCCCTTATCTACCTTATCTGCCTCATCTCTTACTTCTGGTAGCCACCGCCAAGCTTCTTCAATATAAGCAGTAGCGCCCATCGCAGTAGATGCAAGGTTGCGGGAAACGTAGTTCTGTCTAGGGCTATCTTGCTGGGCTACACTGGCACTAGGTAAATGGGCAAATCCGGTGGGGATCGCCACTCTAAAGCAACTACCTTTTCCTAATTCACTGGTGACATGGACAGTACCACCATGCAGCTTCACTAACTCTTGTACCAAAGACAAGCCAATGCCTGAGCCTTCAAAACTGCGACCCTGGGCTTCTTTAACTCGATGAAACCGCTCAAATAAATGGGGAATTTCGTTTGCAGGAATACCAATACCTGTATCCGCAACAGTTAACTCTACAAAATCGGCAAAATCTTGTAAGCAGACTGTAATCTCGCCACTAAAGGTAAATTTAAAGGCATTGGACAACAAATTGAAGACTATTTTCTCCCACATTTCCCGGTCAACATAAACCGGAGCAGATAACGGGGAGCATTCCACAACCAAAGACAGCCCAGCACGTTCAATTAGCGAGCGAAACGTACTAGCAAGTTCTGCTGTCCATGTAGATAAATCAATTGGTTCATAGACTGCTTGAATGCGTCCAGCTTCAATACGCGAGAAATCCAAGAGAGTATTGACTAGTTTCAACAAGCGTAAGCCGTTGCGCTGTAAAATTTCCATGCGATCGCGTTGCCTGGGTGCTAAGGCAGCCTCGGTATCAGCTAGGGCATCCTCTAAAGGAGCCAGCATCAGGGTTAGCGGTGTGCGAAACTCATGGGAGACATTGCTAAAAAAGACGGTTTTAGCGCGATCAATCTCTGCCAAAGCCTCTGCTCGTTTGCGTTCTGCTTCATAAGCACGGGCTTTAGATAAGGCATTGGTGACTGCATCAGCCAGCATTTCGTAGAATTGGCGATAAGGCTGATCGAGCGATCGCCGCGAACTCACCCCTGTAACCATCATCGCCAGTGGGTAATCTGCCCCAGGTAAGCGGATTGGTAATACCAAGGCGGTTTGTGGTGGTTCTGGATAGGGGCCGCAAGCTAACCCAGCTAATAAATGCTGTACGCCATCAACCTGTAGTGAGTGGTGCGATCGCATGACATCAGCCAACGGCCACACCAATAGCGATGCAGAATCCAAATCTACTACCGTTGGGCTAGCAATAGTTTCCCTTGGCAAGCCTACATTTTCCAACAGTCGAGCCTGTTTGCCTTCAGCATCAACCAAATAAATCAGCACAAAGGGCAAATCGAGATCGTACCGAGCCAAGGCTTGAGCTACTGCTGCGATCGCAGCTTCTACGGTTTTAGTATCTGTTGTTTGGTCAGATAAATCTCGTAATACCTGAAGTCGCCGTTCTGCTAGGGTTTGCTGAGTCAACTCTGTCACTGGATGGAACAGTCCGCCTACACCGCCTGTCTCATCGCGGATGGGACTGAAGGAGAACGTGAAAAATGTCTCTTCTAGATAACCGTTGCGATCGAGAAACATCCGCCGATTTTCTAGGTAAGAAGTCTCGCCTTCGCAAGCACGATTAAACGCTTCGCCAATAGCTGGCCATGCTGAAGCCCAGCACTCTCTAAAATCTTGCCCCATTGAATGGGGATGCTTCCCACCACAAATAGGCCAGTAGCCGTCATTGTAAATCTGGATGTAATTCGGCCCCCAGGCAATGGAAATGGGGAAATTGGAAGCAAGGCAAAGGCTGACAGTGGTTCTTAAGCTTTGGGGCCAGGAAGCGATCGCCCCCAGTGGTGTCTTCGACCAGTCTATTGAGCGAATCAGCTTGCCCATCTCTCCACCACCGATGAGCCAGTCCATAGAGGCTGCTTCCTGATTACTCATTATGAATTCCTAGAATGAAAATATTGTTGACTGTTGATTGTTGATTGTTAACTGGAAAGATAAATTTTCATACGTGCTGGTATACGCAGTTGATGACGACTATTGTCAAACAATGCTTTCAATGTAACTAATAACTCTTTATACTCTGCGATCAGCGCAAAGCGCTAAGTAATTTATAATTCCTAATTAATAATTATAGCTACTAGCAAATTACGTAATTCTGCTAAATTTTATATAGATTTTTAATAATAGCTGGGTTGAGATTTAATTTTGGTTATTTAAATTAATGCAGTTTTGTTAAGATCAACAAAATTTAGATGCGTTAGCAATAGGTAACGCATCCTCGTGAACTTCAAAAATCAAATATGATTCCTACATAAATAGTAGGTTTGGCTATTTCCGATTGGAAATAGCATTTTTCATTTTTTAAATTTAGCCTGAGAGAGCAGCAACTTTCAAACAATAGTTTTTACTTATTAACTGGTTGTACAGGAATTGGAGTACTTTCAAATACTGGGTTAAATTGTGTGGTTGGTTGCAGTGGTGATGTCGAGGAAGGTACAAAACTACTAACTCGATCGCTACCACTAATACAAGTATCTAGCGTAGGAACCAGAGCCGATTTAGTTTCAGTTCGTAAGCCTACGACACACTGAGAAAAGCTCACAGGCAACAAACTGCGACCGCAATAATTTAAAATTGCGGGGTTAGCTGCTTCCTTACTAGGATAAAGGCTAATATCAACTACACAGGTAGCCAACTCTTCAGGACGGCGTGCTAACGTACAAGAATTAAGAGCATCTACAGCACTGATTTGAGTTTGTCTGCTAATTTTGACCACACAACGAGACAACTCACGTGGACGTAGTGCGCTAGCACAAGCTTGTGATGCTGAGTTGGTATTAATGTTAAGGCGCAAAAGCTGACCAGCACAGGCACGGTAATCATTATTACTGTAGGTGGCGGCCGCCATAGAGGGAACCATCGTTGCCAACCATCCAGCGATCGCTAAAACTGGCCCTGTCCATCTAATTGCTTTAGCTGACAACATCCTATATTTAGAACCGCCTTTTTTGCTCATAAATTTTTACTCCTGAATATTCCGTTCACCAAACACCCAATGGTTATGCTAACTCAAGAACTGCGCTCAATCCTCGTTAATATAGGGAATTTTACTAGGATAGACGGGAGATAAGAGGATGAAGAAGTAGCAGAGTAATTACCAATTACCCATTACCCATTACCAATTACCCCATCCTCAACAACCTCACCCTGTTAGAAGATTTATCCCATGTTGATGTGCTACGATATTTTGATCGAAGATAAGTAGGTAACGTAAACAGTATTTCTGTGTAGAAATACTACGTGAATCAATCTAGCGATTGAGTCGCCTACGAAACCGCAAAACAAAAAACTCATATATTGGAGTACCTAGGGGCACTGGGGAATTGACGCTTGGGAACCAATGCCTAGGGCAAGTAGTGTGTGGCTTTGAGAAACAAAGCTGAATCAACTACCGTCGGTTTTACCGACTTAAAGCTCTGGCTGTGGAAAAGATAACTCGGTTCTAATTTAGATTCATTCTACTAGAGCAAGGGTTTTCAGCAAACTAAGAATCCCTCGATTTGAGAAACAAATAAGCGATCGCTTTATTTGTTAAGTTGGGGGAATGCCACAATGGTATGTCTGGGTAAAGTTGAAACAGGAATAGATTAAGGAAACACATGTCCCGATATAGAGGGCCTCGCCTCAGAATTGTACGCCGCTTAGGCGATTTACCAGGATTAACTCGTAAAAGCGCTAGACGTGCTTATCCACCTGGACAGCATGGTCAGAACCGCAAAAAGCGTTCTGAGTATGCTGTCCGGTTAGAAGAAAAGCAAAAGCTGCGCTTAAACTACGGTCTGACCGAAAAGCAACTGCTACGTTATGTCCGTAAAGCCAGACGAGTTACTGGTTCTACCGGACAAGCGCTGTTGCAACTGCTAGAAATGCGCCTAGATAATACGGTTTTCCGCTTGGGTTTAGCTCCCACTATTCCCGCAGCACGGCAACTAGTAAATCACGGCCATATCACTGTAAATGGACGTGTAGTTAATATTGCTAGCTACCAGTGCCGTCCTGGTGAAGTAATTGCTGTGAGGGATAGAGAAGCATCCCGTAAGTTGGCAGAAACCAACCTCCAATATCCTGGATTAGCTAACCTACCCAGTCACTTGGAGTTTGATAAAACCAAGCTTGTTGGTAAAGTCAACGGTGTTATTGAAAGAGAATGGGTGGCGCTACAAGTTAACGAACTGCTGGTTGTGGAATACTACTCCCGCCAAGCGTAATATTCATTCGTCCCTTGTCCTTCTTACAAAGTTCTGATCGGAGGAAACCTCCGCTCAGACTTTGCGCTTTGTCCTTTGTGAATAACCAAGGACAAATGACTAAGGACAAATGACTACCCGCCAATCTGGGACATAGTACGTGAATAGATGCCTGTTGTGCCAGATTCGCGCCCTTTAAAATTTATTTCCGGCTTAATTGCTAATAAATGTCTAACTTGCTCTTGCAATTGTGCGGTACTGATACCAGACCGGAGGGCAGTTTTTAAGTCTAATTGGCCAGTTTCATTTAATAAACAAGGACGCAGCCAGCCGTCAGCGCTCAAACGCATCCGGTTACAGCGATCGCAAAAACACTCTGACATCTGACTGATGAATCCCAGTGTTCCCTTGGCTTCCGGAATCTGAAAAATATCGGCTGGCCCGTTTCCTCGAACTTGAGAATCTGTCAATCCCCAGCGATCGCGGATTTGTTGCCGCAGTTGTGCAGAAGAAACCCATCCGCGATCACCAAACAATTGCCAATTGCCAATCGGCATAAACTCAATAAACCGGACGTGCCAGTTGCGGTCAAGGGTGAGGGCAGCTAAATCTAGCACTTCATGGTCATTTACCCCAGGAATCACCACTACATTCAGCTTCAAGGGGTCAAAACCGACGCGATGGGCTGCTTGAATTCCCTGCCAAACTTGCTCCCATCGTCCACGGCCGCGATTACCAATAATTTGGTCAAAGGTGTCTGGTTCTAGAGAATCGAGGCTAATATTAATGCGTCGCAAACCCGCATCATAGAGATTTTGGGCGATGGGGGCCAGTAAGAACCCGTTGGTTGTCATGGATAAATCTTGAGTTTGGGGAAAAGATGCGATCGCCCTCACCAATTCCACCACATGGGGACGCAATAAAGGTTCCCCGCCAGTCAAACGAAAACGAGTAAAGCCAACAGGGATAAATACTTCTGCAATGAGGGTAAGCAGTTCCTCATCAGTTAAAAGTTGTTGTTTGAGAATATAGTCGATTTCTGCGCCTTCTGGCATACAGTATTGACACCGGAAATTGCAGCGATCAATTAAGCTAATCCGGAGGTAATCTACCTGGTTCATTTTTTAGTGTTTATTTCTATTCTATTTTCCCTAACGGGTAGCAAACCTGATAGTAGGCTTCCCATAGGTTACGGATAACCACTTTTCATTATTTCTTTTGGTTTGGCAAAAGGATCAATAGTGAATTCCCATCTTTTACCTTTTTTCCTTTCTTCCTGGCGCTAACGCCCCAAACTTTTTCGACTGCAGACGGTTAACAGCCAACAGTCAGCAGTCAACAAACCTATTAATATGCGATCGCCCTCAACCCAAGTGCATATGCCCAAAGATGGACACAGACAACTAGAATTAGATATTCTTTAAGCGTCTTTAGCAATTACTACATTGCTTTTTTATCTCATTAACGTTGAATGCCTACAGTCAACTTTGTCCCTCAATCTCTTGCATGCAGCAAGTTTTCAGTCTAGCGAATTTTCAACAATCATGGTGTGAGGGGATATTAAATGGTAGTAAAAGTACAACATAGAAGAAATTTAAAACAATTTTCAATTGGGCGCTATTTCTCCGTATTTCTGCTTTTTGGGCAAGTTTTGCTCCATTTCATCCAAGGAAAAACCTATCATCGAAAAATTCTGGAACATATGGTGACTGCGGGGCCAGCTTCTCTGTGTCCAGTTCTGCTAGTCAGCAGTTTTGCGGGTATGATTTTCACCATCCAAACAGCCAGAGAATTAGTGCAGTTTGGTGCTGTGAGTGCCGTAGGAGGAGCCTTTGCACTAGCTTTTTGCAGAGAATTGGCTCCCATTTTGTCTGCTAGCATCATCGCTGGACAAGTAGGTTCAGCCTTTGCAGCAGAAATAGGCGCAATGCGAGTCACAGACCAAATTGATGCGCTACATATGCTGAGAACAGATCCAATTGATTATCTAGTACTCCCTAGAGTCATTGCTTGCTGTTTAATGACACCATTATTAACAATTTTTGGGTTACTAACTGGCATTATCGGTGGAATTTTTGCCGCATCGCAGTTTTATCAGATTATGCCAGAGACATTTTTAGAGTCAGTCAGAAGTTTTTTAACCCCTGCAGATTTATGGATTGTTTTACTCAAAGGCTTTCTGTTTGGAGCTATAGTTGCTGTCAATGGTTGTAGTTGGGGTCTCACTACTAGAGGTGGAGCAAAAGAAGTAGGAGAATCAGCCACCACAGCAGTTGTAACTACTTGGGTGTCAATTTTTATGATGGATTTCTTCTTGTCTGTATTGTTTTTTGAGAAACCAACGTTTTAAATAATGCGTCATTCGTCATTCGTCATTCGGAATTTGAATGAGTTGGGGCGTAAATCCGCAACTCATTCAATACCAAAATCTGATGATTTGGTGTCTGTTATTTGGGGTTTGATAATGGGTAATAGATAATTTGTCCCCTTGTCCCCTTGTCCCTCATCACCCAGCTACCGCCAAAGGCTTCGGTGTTTCAACTCTCCGCCGCACGGATTGTCCTGTCAGCAATTCCGCTACATCCATACCGTTACCAATTACGCCAGGTACGCTGGGATAGCCTGCACTCGCACCTACTAAGAACAGATTCGGCAATTCTGTTGTATATCCCAAGCGCTCTAAGCCTACTTGTTTAGGCACTAACTTCGCACCATAAATATTACCCTGGGGTTGTCCAAGATAAAATTCACTGGTAGTAGGTGTACCGTAAATTTTCATCCGAGCATACTTGTCTACATCGGGAATTAAATCGCGGACACTGGTCATTACTTGCTGATAAACTTCCCGCTTTTTCGCCTTATAGCCTTTGGGGTCGTGTTTGTGTAGATATTCAAAAGGTTCATAAGGGCAAACTGTGGCAATTTCTAGAATATGATGCCCTGGTGGCCCCATGCCTGGTTCTTGAGACTTCATTGTTGGACAAGAAAGGAAAATCCACGGATGGCTAAGTTCTCCTGCAAGTTGTTGTTGATATTCTTGATTGAGATCGCCTGTGGGATAGTACCAAATATTCCAGTTACCAATACCGTAGCGTTCTGGCTCAAAGCGGCTATCTAAACCTAAGTAGATATTAAAAGCACTAGCTGAATATTCGTAGCCTGTTAAGCGTTGACGTTCCTTGTGGCTCAAAGCTTCAACATCATGCATCAACTCTACTGTTAATTTCGGGTCTAGGTCGCTGATATAAGCTTTACGCGCGCTGTAGGTGATACCATCGGCAATGACGCTGTGGATAGTGTTGTGACTAACTTGAATATGTTCTACAGGTGTTGAGTATTGAATTACGCCTCCACCAGCTGTAATTGCTTCGGTAATGCTATCTACAAAGTGTTTGAAGTGATGTTTTGGATAGTAAGCTCCCTCGGAATAGTCCCAAACTAGGGAGGTGTGGGTAATAAGAGCAATTTCATTGGGTGGTAATGCATAATCACCACTTTGTCCTGCTAATACAGCTTGCAGTTTGGGTGACAAGCCAACATGGTTATACAAATTTTGTAGAGTCCAATTCCGCTTCCAGAAGAGATTCCAGTATTTTGGTAACTTCAACCAATCCGACCATTTACGGTCAAACCAGCGCACTTCTTGAACTAAGGTACGAATTTCTTGATGGAGTTGCTTAATTTCATCGCAGTAGCGGTTAATGGCTCGTTGTTCTTCAGAAAAGCTAGTCAGCAAGGCTTGACGCAGATTTTCCCATCCCAATGGAATTGCAAAATTCGCTTCTGGTGTAATTACTCGGTCAATGCAGTCTGGATTTAGGCTGTTAAACGGTACATCCCGTTCGATGTAATTGAGAAATTGGTTGATAGTCTTACCCGAACCACATTGAGAAATATAATGCACATCCGCGCAAAAGCTGTATTCTCCATAATCAAAGGTATGACAGCAGCCGCCTGGTAAGTAATGTTTTTCTAAAACTACTACTCGGTATCCTTGCTTGGTTAAACAGGCTGCTGCTGACAGTCCACCTAACCCAGCTCCTAAAATCACATAATCAAAGATTTCCATTTCGGACTCCTCTGGTAATCTTGATATTTCTTGATTTCGGCGATATGGTTTTTGATTGCTGTTTTTTCACAGCAAAAATATGCAAATTCTCACAGGACTTACGCAACTGGCACAGTGATCCTCTGGGATAAGAGTCAAGAGTCAAGAGTCAAGGGTCAAAAATTTAGGTTTTTTGGACTCTTGACATTTGAACGCCAGTTCACTCAACGGAGGGAACCTCCCTTCGGGTGAATCCTTCGGATACGCTACGCGAGCGCCAGTCGCCTACGGAGGGAAACCCTCCTGCAGCGCTGGTCTCACCGCACGTGACTGGCTCCCCTGGACAAACCCAAACGAAAAAAATATGACACTTGCGTAAGTCCTATTCTCAGTATTGATTCATCTGGCTGTTAGATTTTCACTGCATCTACATTGAAGACTGGGTAAAAAATAAAATTAGCGCCGATGAACTATTGAGCATACAAACAAAATTTTTTAATTGCCTCAGCTAGCTATAAACAATCACCAACTGAGCATTAAGAAATCGACGGCTTTTTATGAAATCAGCCGGATTGTATTAAACTGCAATTATTAAGCGATCGCAGCAACTATTGCGAGGGTAAGTAGTCTCTTTCCAGTCAAGTAGAAACCTAGCCTTGGAAAACACTTAAATTACCCTATGCTTTGCCTGGTAAGGGCTACAAGAAATCTAAAAACTCTTAATTCTCATAGTAGATGCTTAATGTCTTTAGCTTAACAAAAATAGTAAGATTTATTAGTTAAGCTTGATTATTTTTCGTTTTTCTTAACAAAAGTCCGTAAACCTATCATTTGCTCAAACTTGCAATCGTAAATACAGCTAAATGTTTAAAACTGAAAAAAGAGGAAATTTCTAATAGCTGAAAATCTAAAAATTCCCCTTTCATCTATAGAAAATTGTGTTAATATAATAGTGGAATTGCGAAGAACCTCTCAAATAGGTGGAAGTGGCGACACCCTAACCACAAGGTTTTATTAAGAGTCATGCCAAACCAATAGCTTAGGAAGAAGCGACTACGGGAGGTTCAGAGATAAATGCAAGACCTGTAAACATAAACTCGTTATGGAGGCAATGTTGGATCAAATTGGCTCACAGATATGAGGGGTCTGGTTACTAATAACTAGACCCCTCTACTTATTGATGGGTATCAGCCTTTTGTTCCTGTTGACTTCATGGTTGTACTAGTACCGCAGTGCGGAAGTCAAAAGTCAAAACCTGCTACAAGTTACTTTATACACCTGTAGCAAGCAAGATGTAGAAACCACAAATCTTTTGGACTTTCAAACTCTACAAAAAGTTTGTTTCTGCCAAAAACTCTACAATCGCTGCATTGACTTCCTTTGCAGAACCAATTGCGGCATCATGACGGCAGTTACGCAAAATTTTTAACTTCGCATTGGGGAGACATCTATACAGTTTCTCTCCATGAGTTACAGGAAACCAATTATCTTGCTCACCCCATAAAACTAGAGTGGGACATTCAATATTACTTAACTTTTTTTGAATTGTACTGAGCATATTTGGTTTCTCGGTTTGCCAATGCTCAATTTCTCTCGCTGCTATTTGTAAGTCTTCTGCAACTTTTACGAGTGTCCCAGGAATTTCAATAAATGGGTAGGAGATCCAATAAATATCTTCTTGGGTTAATACTGATGGATCGAATAGCACCTGTCGCCGCTCTATTGCCATAATTTCTCTAAATAGAGGTGCGAAGAAATATGCTAGACGTAAGCTGTCAATTGTTTGGATAACTTCTAACGGCGTTTGTGATAGTATCCACATTGCCCAATGCGGCAATTTTTCTGCAAAAATTGGCACATTGACAACTACTAACCGCCCTACCAATTCAGGATATTCTTGAGCCAGAGAAAGAGAAACTAAGGCACCTAAAGATTCTGCTACAATCACTGGCGGTTCATCACATAACTCCTGAACTATACGTGCTAATTCCAGAACTTGATGACCGTTATCTTCTCTTCTAAATACAGGTTTTTCGGAAAAACCAAAGCCTTTGGCATCAAAACAAATTACCCGGAAATATTTAGACAATGGGTCTATACTGTAACGCCAATTATAGCTCCAGTTGCCCATACCATGTAATAAAATGAGTGGCTTACCTGTACCTTTTTCACCATAAGCAATGTTTACAGGATAACCTTTAGTATCAGTAATAATTAAACTTTGTCGCCCTTGAGGAAAAGTAGCCTGCCACCAATCTTTCATTACTGTAATTAATACCTAAATTAGCCACCAGTGATGGCTTGCCACAGCAATCTAATTAGTATCACAGGTAAGACAACTAAGACAATGGCAATTACCAATAATCCAGCTACTAGAGCAAAGATAAATAATCTGTCGGCTTTCTGAGTTTGGCTAGAAAACTTTAAGTTATCTTCTAAAAGCTGAATATTCATACTATTCGCTTTCCAAGCAAAATCAAACAAGTCTCCCAACATGGGGAAAGAGCCTACTAACCCATCTACGATGATATTAAAAACCATTCTGCCAATGGTGGCTCTTGGTACGCCTAAACGTGCGGCTTCGACAACAATGTAACAAGAAAGCATTACACCTAAAAAATCACCGCCAACAGGTAATAATCCTAAAATTGGATCTATCCCAACACCAACCTGTGTACCGGGAATAGTAATAGCATTATCTAAAATTCTACTTAGTTGACGCAGCCGTCTTACTCTAGGAGCCTTAGCATCAGGTTCAATAATCGGATAGCGAGAAGGTGAATCAGGCATGAGTGCGATCGCTTGGTTGAATTTGAATAGTTAAGTATTTTACTGCTGTCTATTAAATAATTAATTTTGTTTAATCAATTTTGACGATTTGCGTAACTGCATATCCTCACCAACTGTAACGTTTAATTGGTCGCCTACCAGTAGCACAACCGCACTCATCCATAACCAAAGCATTAAGACAATCACAGCCCCAACAGCACCATATACTTTATTGTAGTTACCAAAATTAGCTACATAAAGTCGAAATAAAGCCGACAACACTGCCCAAAAAACAGCTGCTAAACTAGCTCCTGGCATCATTGGTGTACCTGGATTCCAGATACTGGGGCCATAGCGATAGACAAAGCCAAAGGTAAAAGCAACAATACTTAAAGCTAAAGGCCAGCGTAAAAGTTGCCAAATATCAAATAAGAAGATTAAAGAATTATTTTCGCTGACTACCATTGCTAAGAGTAAGTCGCTGAGAAAAACTAAAAATGAAGCTAATACTAAAAGCAACATAGTACCGACTGTTAGCCCTAAAGAAA contains:
- a CDS encoding YihY/virulence factor BrkB family protein produces the protein MYQPRFIRFFRHLTWRNLKKTFARTLERRLLGLSSEIAFNAMLSLFPAILAFFTAIGLFAESLQDTFKQLAALVSQIAPEEALVLIRDFASREIAHSKNGSLFSISFAIAIWTASGAVSTAMTALDQIHQIPPEKMRPFWKAKLVSLGLTVGTMLLLVLASFLVFLSDLLLAMVVSENNSLIFLFDIWQLLRWPLALSIVAFTFGFVYRYGPSIWNPGTPMMPGASLAAVFWAVLSALFRLYVANFGNYNKVYGAVGAVIVLMLWLWMSAVVLLVGDQLNVTVGEDMQLRKSSKLIKQN